A single genomic interval of Helianthus annuus cultivar XRQ/B chromosome 6, HanXRQr2.0-SUNRISE, whole genome shotgun sequence harbors:
- the LOC110865818 gene encoding histone H4 has protein sequence MSGRGKGGKGLGKGGAKRHRKVLRDNIQGITKPAIRRLARRGGVKRISGLIYEETRGVLKIFLENVIRDAVTYTEHARRKTVTAMDVVYALKRQGRTLYGFGG, from the coding sequence ATGTCTGGTCGCGGAAAGGGAGGAAAGGGGCTGGGAAAGGGAGGAGCAAAGCGTCACCGGAAAGTTCTCCGGGATAATATTCAGGGTATCACCAAACCTGCCATCAGGAGGCTCGCTAGAAGAGGTGGAGTCAAGAGAATCAGCGGTCTCATTTATGAAGAGACACGTGGCGTTCTGAAGATATTTTTGGAGAATGTGATTCGTGACGCTGTTACCTACACGGAGCACgctcgccggaaaacagtgacggcgATGGATGTTGTCTATGCTCTGAAGAGGCAAGGAAGGACTTTGTACGGTTTTGGGGGTTAA
- the LOC110865817 gene encoding DNA mismatch repair protein MSH1, mitochondrial isoform X2 gives MCWVTARSLAISALHSCPPLPLPYFSSFTLLLCSSPQPKQVYCFKERRSTSTKSAKKIRELKDLLVEKDYPHIMWWKEKMLTCVKTSSIQLVTRLVYSNLLGLDDNLKNGSLKEGTLNCEILKFKSRFPREVLLCRVGDFYEAIGFDACILVEYAGLNPCGGLRSDSVPKAGCPVVNLRQTLDDLTRNGFSVCIVEEVQGPTQARSRKSRFISGHAHPGSPYVFGLVEDDRDLEFPEPMPVVGVSRSAKGYCMVSVLETMKTFSLEDGLTEEALVTKLRTCRYHHLFLHKSLKNNSSGTSSWREFGEGGLLWAECNGRHFEWLEGDMLDEILFRVKELYGLDDNVTFRNVTIASENRPRPLHLGTASQIGAIQTEGIPFLLKYLLPSNCTGLPAMYVRDLLLNPPAYAIASTIQDICKLMSNVSCTIPEFTCITPSKLVKLLELRETNHVEFCKIKSVLDEVLQLYSNSELNEILRLLMDPTWVATGLKIDMETLVKECECVSRRISEIISTYGESNQKMSSHVNIPNEFFEEMESSWKGRVKRIHLIEAYEEVDKAAGALSLAVTEDFLPVVTRVRATTASFGGPRGEIAYAREHKAIWFKGKRFTPAVWAGTLGEEQIKQLRPSVDARGRKVGEEWFTTVKVEDALTRYHEACANAKTMVLDLLRELSAELQAKVNVLVFASMLLVIAKALFAHVSEGRRRKWVFPTLIDSSGSQEKGRTHEMQITGLSPYWFDAAEGSGVRNTIVMKSMFLLTGPNGGGKSSLLRSICAAALFGICGFMVPAESATIPQFDSIMLHMKSYDSPADGKSSFQIEMSELRSIIVGATSKSLVLVDEICRGTETAKGTCIAASIVETLDSIGCLGIVSTHLHDIFKLPLTATNTVFKAMGSEHVDGQTKPTWKLIDGICRESLAFETAKREGVPEAIIQRAEELYISMHTTDEHDLSNENGSHKTNNHPIVNETLPNLSFVESTVQMQKFLKEVESTVRMICQRGLIEVCKMRSTVIRCVLIAPRQQPPPSAIGASSVYVILRPDNRLYVGETDDLEGRVRAHRSKQGMQNASFLYFLVPGKSVACQLETLLINQLPKHGFQLTNIADGKHRNFGTCVFSTV, from the exons GCAGCCGAAGCAGGTCTACTGCTTCAAAGAGAGAAGGTCTACAAGCACCAAATCAGCAAAAAAGATCAGGGAACTAAAAGATCTTCTTGTGGAGAAGGATTATCCTCATATCATGTGGTGGAAGGAG AAAATGCTGACATGTGTGAAGACATCATCTATCCAATTGGTAACGCGACTGGTTTACTCCAATCTGCTTGGTTTGGATGACAACCTCAAGAATGGGAG TCTAAAAGAAGGAACGCTTAATTGCGAAATACTGAAATTCAAGTCAAGGTTCCCTCGGGAAGTTTTACTTTGTAGG GTTGGGGACTTTTATGAAGCCATTGGGTTTGATGCGTGTATCCTTGTGGAATATGCTGGTTTGAACCCTTGTGGTGGTCTTCGTTCAGATAGCGTTCCTAAAGCTGGCTGCCCTGTTGTG AATTTACGTCAAACATTGGATGATCTGACACGTAACGGGTTTTCCGTA TGCATTGTTGAAGAAGTTCAGGGTCCAACTCAAGCTCGTTCTCGCAAAAGCCGTTTTATATCTGG GCATGCACATCCCGGAAGTCCTTATGTGTTTGGACTCGTGGAAGATGATCGTGATCTTGAGTTTCCTGAACCGATGCCCGTTGTTG GAGTATCCCGTTCTGCCAAAGGGTATTGCATGGTTTCAGTTCTGGAGACTATGAAGACGTTTTCTTTAGAAGACGGCTTAACTGAAGAAGCATTAGTTACCAAGCTTCGTACTTGTCGTTATCATCATTTGTTTCTCCATAAATCACTTAAGAACAATTCTTCGG GGACTTCTAGTTGGAGAGAGTTTGGTGAAGGTGGGCTATTGTGGGCAGAATGCAATGGCAGACACTTTGAATGGCTTGAAGGAGACATGCTCGATGAGATCTTATTTAGG GTAAAAGAGCTATATGGCCTCGATGACAATGTCACATTTAGAAATGTAACCATTGCTTCAGAAAACAGGCCTCGTCCATTGCATCTTGGAACAGCCTCACAAATTG GTGCTATACAGACTGAGGGAATACCTTTTTTGTTAAAATATTTGCTCCCCTCGAATTGTACTGGACTACCTGCGAT GTATGTCAGAGATCTTCTTCTAAATCCTCCTGCTTACGCAATTGCATCTACCATTCAAG ACATCTGCAAACTTATGAGCAATGTTTCATGCACAATTCCCGAGTTCACTTGTATCACACCATCAAAG CTTGTAAAGTTACTTGAGTTAAGGGAAACAAATCATGTTGAGTTTTGCAAGATCAAAAGTGTGCTCGATGAGGTTTTACAGTTGTATAGTAACTCTGAACTCAATGAGATACTAAGACTATTAATGGATCCTACTTGGGTGGCAACGGGACTGAAAATCGACATGGAGACCCTA GTGAAAGAATGTGAATGTGTTTCACGTAGAATTAGTGAAATTATCTCTACATATGGCGAAAGTAATCAGAAAATGAGTTCCCATGTGAACATACCAAATGAATTCTTTGAGGAGATGGAGTCTTCATGGAAGGGCCGTGTCAAGAGGATCCATCTAATAGAAGCTTACGAGGAAGTTGATAAGGCTGCCGGAGCCTTATCTTTAGCC GTTACAGAAGATTTTCTTCCGGTAGTTACGAGAGTAAGAGCTACTACTGCATCATTTGGAGGTCCAAGGGGAGAAATCGCATACGCGCGGGAGCACAAAGCTATTTGGTTCAAAGGGAAACGGTTTACGCCAGCTGTTTGGGCCGGAACCCTAGGTGAAGAACAGATCAAACAACTTAGGCCATCTGTAGATGCAAGGGGTAGAAAAGTTGGGGAGGAATGGTTTACCACTGTGAAGGTGGAGGATGCACTCACAAG GTATCATGAGGCTTGTGCAAACGCAAAGACAATGGTCTTAGATTTGTTAAGGGAACTTTCTGCCGAATTGCAAGCTAAAGTTAATGTTCTCGTTTTCGCATCCATGTTGCTTGTTATTGCAAAAGCGTTATTTGCTCACGTGAG TGAGGGGAGAAGAAGGAAATGGGTGTTCCCTACTCTCATCGATTCGTCTGGTTCTCAG GAAAAGGGACGAACACACGAGATGCAGATTACAGGTCTATCACCATATTGGTTTGATGCAGCCGAAGGCAGTGGTGTGAGGAATACAATTGTTATGAAGTCGATGTTTCTTTTAACCGGACCAAATGGAGGTGGTAAATCAAGCTTGCTTCGTTCGATTTGTGCTGCAGCACTATTTGGAATTTGCGGGTTTATGGTCCCGGCTGAGTCTGCCACAATTCCTCAATTCGACTCTATTATGTTACACATGAAATCTTATGACAGCCCTGCAGATGGGAAGAGCTCATTTCAG ATAGAAATGTCAGAGTTGCGGTCTATTATTGTGGGGGCCACTTCAAAGAGCCTTGTCCTTGTGGATGAGATATGTAGAGGAACCGAAACCGCAAAAGGGACATGCATTGCTGCTAGTATTGTGGAAACTCTCGACTCCATCGGCTGTTTGGGCATTGTATCAACTCACTTGCATGATATCTTCAAGCTACCACTAACCGCAACGAATACGGTATTTAAAGCAATGGGAAGTGAACACGTGGATGGTCAAACCAAACCCACATGGAAGTTGATTGATGGGATATGCAGGGAGAGTCTTGCGTTTGAAACGGCCAAGCGCGAAGGGGTTCCCGAAGCAATCATACAAAGAGCGGAAGAGCTATATATCTCAATGCACACAACGGATGAACACGATCTTTCTAATGAAAACGGATCTCATAAAACCAACAATCACCCAATTGTTAATGAAACACTGCCTAATCTTTCGTTTGTTGAATCGACTGTCCAAATGCAGAAGTTTTTGAAGGAAGTAGAAAGTACTGTCCGTATGATATGTCAGAGAGGGTTGATTGAGGTTTGCAAGATGAGAAGTACAGTAATAAGATGTGTTCTCATTGCTCCCCGGCAACAACCCCCGCCATCGGCAATTGGTGCATCAAGTGTTTATGTGATTCTTAGACCTGACAACAGACTTTATGTTGGGGAG ACTGATGATTTGGAGGGACGGGTGCGTGCTCATCGATCAAAGCAGGGAATGCAAAATGCTTCTTTCTTATATTTCTTAGTTCCTGGGAAGAGCGTAGCTTGCCAGTTGGAAACTCTTCTGATTAACCAGCTACCGAAGCATGGGTTTCAACTCACGAATATAGCCGACGGTAAGCATAGGAACTTTGGTACATGTGTTTTCTCGACCGTGTAA
- the LOC110865817 gene encoding DNA mismatch repair protein MSH1, mitochondrial isoform X1 — MCWVTARSLAISALHSCPPLPLPYFSSFTLLLCSSPQPKQVYCFKERRSTSTKSAKKIRELKDLLVEKDYPHIMWWKEKMLTCVKTSSIQLVTRLVYSNLLGLDDNLKNGSLKEGTLNCEILKFKSRFPREVLLCRVGDFYEAIGFDACILVEYAGLNPCGGLRSDSVPKAGCPVVNLRQTLDDLTRNGFSVCIVEEVQGPTQARSRKSRFISGHAHPGSPYVFGLVEDDRDLEFPEPMPVVGVSRSAKGYCMVSVLETMKTFSLEDGLTEEALVTKLRTCRYHHLFLHKSLKNNSSGTSSWREFGEGGLLWAECNGRHFEWLEGDMLDEILFRVKELYGLDDNVTFRNVTIASENRPRPLHLGTASQIGAIQTEGIPFLLKYLLPSNCTGLPAMYVRDLLLNPPAYAIASTIQDICKLMSNVSCTIPEFTCITPSKLVKLLELRETNHVEFCKIKSVLDEVLQLYSNSELNEILRLLMDPTWVATGLKIDMETLVKECECVSRRISEIISTYGESNQKMSSHVNIPNEFFEEMESSWKGRVKRIHLIEAYEEVDKAAGALSLAVTEDFLPVVTRVRATTASFGGPRGEIAYAREHKAIWFKGKRFTPAVWAGTLGEEQIKQLRPSVDARGRKVGEEWFTTVKVEDALTRYHEACANAKTMVLDLLRELSAELQAKVNVLVFASMLLVIAKALFAHVSEGRRRKWVFPTLIDSSGSQEKGRTHEMQITGLSPYWFDAAEGSGVRNTIVMKSMFLLTGPNGGGKSSLLRSICAAALFGICGFMVPAESATIPQFDSIMLHMKSYDSPADGKSSFQIEMSELRSIIVGATSKSLVLVDEICRGTETAKGTCIAASIVETLDSIGCLGIVSTHLHDIFKLPLTATNTVFKAMGSEHVDGQTKPTWKLIDGICRESLAFETAKREGVPEAIIQRAEELYISMHTTDEHDLSNENGSHKTNNHPIVNETLPNLSFVESTVQMQKFLKEVESTVRMICQRGLIEVCKMRSTVIRCVLIAPRQQPPPSAIGASSVYVILRPDNRLYVGETDDLEGRVRAHRSKQGMQNASFLYFLVPGKSVACQLETLLINQLPKHGFQLTNIADANFIHNQHQSLQYSTVHHLRLVGY; from the exons GCAGCCGAAGCAGGTCTACTGCTTCAAAGAGAGAAGGTCTACAAGCACCAAATCAGCAAAAAAGATCAGGGAACTAAAAGATCTTCTTGTGGAGAAGGATTATCCTCATATCATGTGGTGGAAGGAG AAAATGCTGACATGTGTGAAGACATCATCTATCCAATTGGTAACGCGACTGGTTTACTCCAATCTGCTTGGTTTGGATGACAACCTCAAGAATGGGAG TCTAAAAGAAGGAACGCTTAATTGCGAAATACTGAAATTCAAGTCAAGGTTCCCTCGGGAAGTTTTACTTTGTAGG GTTGGGGACTTTTATGAAGCCATTGGGTTTGATGCGTGTATCCTTGTGGAATATGCTGGTTTGAACCCTTGTGGTGGTCTTCGTTCAGATAGCGTTCCTAAAGCTGGCTGCCCTGTTGTG AATTTACGTCAAACATTGGATGATCTGACACGTAACGGGTTTTCCGTA TGCATTGTTGAAGAAGTTCAGGGTCCAACTCAAGCTCGTTCTCGCAAAAGCCGTTTTATATCTGG GCATGCACATCCCGGAAGTCCTTATGTGTTTGGACTCGTGGAAGATGATCGTGATCTTGAGTTTCCTGAACCGATGCCCGTTGTTG GAGTATCCCGTTCTGCCAAAGGGTATTGCATGGTTTCAGTTCTGGAGACTATGAAGACGTTTTCTTTAGAAGACGGCTTAACTGAAGAAGCATTAGTTACCAAGCTTCGTACTTGTCGTTATCATCATTTGTTTCTCCATAAATCACTTAAGAACAATTCTTCGG GGACTTCTAGTTGGAGAGAGTTTGGTGAAGGTGGGCTATTGTGGGCAGAATGCAATGGCAGACACTTTGAATGGCTTGAAGGAGACATGCTCGATGAGATCTTATTTAGG GTAAAAGAGCTATATGGCCTCGATGACAATGTCACATTTAGAAATGTAACCATTGCTTCAGAAAACAGGCCTCGTCCATTGCATCTTGGAACAGCCTCACAAATTG GTGCTATACAGACTGAGGGAATACCTTTTTTGTTAAAATATTTGCTCCCCTCGAATTGTACTGGACTACCTGCGAT GTATGTCAGAGATCTTCTTCTAAATCCTCCTGCTTACGCAATTGCATCTACCATTCAAG ACATCTGCAAACTTATGAGCAATGTTTCATGCACAATTCCCGAGTTCACTTGTATCACACCATCAAAG CTTGTAAAGTTACTTGAGTTAAGGGAAACAAATCATGTTGAGTTTTGCAAGATCAAAAGTGTGCTCGATGAGGTTTTACAGTTGTATAGTAACTCTGAACTCAATGAGATACTAAGACTATTAATGGATCCTACTTGGGTGGCAACGGGACTGAAAATCGACATGGAGACCCTA GTGAAAGAATGTGAATGTGTTTCACGTAGAATTAGTGAAATTATCTCTACATATGGCGAAAGTAATCAGAAAATGAGTTCCCATGTGAACATACCAAATGAATTCTTTGAGGAGATGGAGTCTTCATGGAAGGGCCGTGTCAAGAGGATCCATCTAATAGAAGCTTACGAGGAAGTTGATAAGGCTGCCGGAGCCTTATCTTTAGCC GTTACAGAAGATTTTCTTCCGGTAGTTACGAGAGTAAGAGCTACTACTGCATCATTTGGAGGTCCAAGGGGAGAAATCGCATACGCGCGGGAGCACAAAGCTATTTGGTTCAAAGGGAAACGGTTTACGCCAGCTGTTTGGGCCGGAACCCTAGGTGAAGAACAGATCAAACAACTTAGGCCATCTGTAGATGCAAGGGGTAGAAAAGTTGGGGAGGAATGGTTTACCACTGTGAAGGTGGAGGATGCACTCACAAG GTATCATGAGGCTTGTGCAAACGCAAAGACAATGGTCTTAGATTTGTTAAGGGAACTTTCTGCCGAATTGCAAGCTAAAGTTAATGTTCTCGTTTTCGCATCCATGTTGCTTGTTATTGCAAAAGCGTTATTTGCTCACGTGAG TGAGGGGAGAAGAAGGAAATGGGTGTTCCCTACTCTCATCGATTCGTCTGGTTCTCAG GAAAAGGGACGAACACACGAGATGCAGATTACAGGTCTATCACCATATTGGTTTGATGCAGCCGAAGGCAGTGGTGTGAGGAATACAATTGTTATGAAGTCGATGTTTCTTTTAACCGGACCAAATGGAGGTGGTAAATCAAGCTTGCTTCGTTCGATTTGTGCTGCAGCACTATTTGGAATTTGCGGGTTTATGGTCCCGGCTGAGTCTGCCACAATTCCTCAATTCGACTCTATTATGTTACACATGAAATCTTATGACAGCCCTGCAGATGGGAAGAGCTCATTTCAG ATAGAAATGTCAGAGTTGCGGTCTATTATTGTGGGGGCCACTTCAAAGAGCCTTGTCCTTGTGGATGAGATATGTAGAGGAACCGAAACCGCAAAAGGGACATGCATTGCTGCTAGTATTGTGGAAACTCTCGACTCCATCGGCTGTTTGGGCATTGTATCAACTCACTTGCATGATATCTTCAAGCTACCACTAACCGCAACGAATACGGTATTTAAAGCAATGGGAAGTGAACACGTGGATGGTCAAACCAAACCCACATGGAAGTTGATTGATGGGATATGCAGGGAGAGTCTTGCGTTTGAAACGGCCAAGCGCGAAGGGGTTCCCGAAGCAATCATACAAAGAGCGGAAGAGCTATATATCTCAATGCACACAACGGATGAACACGATCTTTCTAATGAAAACGGATCTCATAAAACCAACAATCACCCAATTGTTAATGAAACACTGCCTAATCTTTCGTTTGTTGAATCGACTGTCCAAATGCAGAAGTTTTTGAAGGAAGTAGAAAGTACTGTCCGTATGATATGTCAGAGAGGGTTGATTGAGGTTTGCAAGATGAGAAGTACAGTAATAAGATGTGTTCTCATTGCTCCCCGGCAACAACCCCCGCCATCGGCAATTGGTGCATCAAGTGTTTATGTGATTCTTAGACCTGACAACAGACTTTATGTTGGGGAG ACTGATGATTTGGAGGGACGGGTGCGTGCTCATCGATCAAAGCAGGGAATGCAAAATGCTTCTTTCTTATATTTCTTAGTTCCTGGGAAGAGCGTAGCTTGCCAGTTGGAAACTCTTCTGATTAACCAGCTACCGAAGCATGGGTTTCAACTCACGAATATAGCCGACG ctaATTTCATTCACAACCAACACCAAAGCttacagtacagtacagtacatCACCTCAGGCTAGTGGGTTACTAG